The window CCTTGTGGGCCACAACTCGATCGATGGCTTGCGGAAGAGCCGGACGAAAGATGCAGCATGTCAGGGTTCCTAAGCCCGCCTTTTTGGCCGAAAAAGCTCTCCGGACTCCGCGACAGTACCCCCCAAACCCTTGGCCGCCAAGACCAACGAGATTCCGGACGCTGCGGCCTTGGTATTTCTTCGCTGCTGGATGTGCTCTTCTTTCTTGCAACTTGTTCCCTCTGGTTGGACAGCTTTCCTCGGCTTGCTCCTCGAACTCTGTCAGAGAGGCCTCGCGGCTGCCCCAttggtggtgatggcagCCGAGTGAGCCAGTACTGACAGGGCAGGGCGCGTGTAAGACGGACGGGGCGGGGAGCCTCGAGCCGCCCAAATGACTAGTGCTTTTCGTACACGAACAGCAGCAATCACTGCAAACACCACGCTGTAGGCGGCAGAAAACCACCTCGCCCAGGGGGGGTAAGAAGGGGCAGGGGTGCTGGGTGGACGGACGCGCAACGCCTGCCACATACCTAGTGTAAAGTCCAGAAGACTAAAGCGATCGGGTGGATGAGGCAATCGCTGCCTGAGACCGACCGGAGGATTGCAGATAGATGGATGGAGACCTTCAGAAAATGCGAGGTCGGAGACGCGGGCTATGGCTCTGGCGTCCCCAGTGTCCACGAAGGATAAacatctacctacctacttaggtACCTATCTATTCGTACTAGTCAGGTAGGGTAAGGCGCACTAGAGGCGGGACTAAGGGGACTTGACAGCGCAGTCACCCGCGTATTCGTGATTCGTGAAGAGGGCGTAAGGGGCGCCGGGGAGCGTCGAGTGGGTGACCACCTGGGCAAATGCAACATTGCAGATATCCGGGTCAACGTACCCAGACGTCACGACATGTCGATGTCAATGTCGATGTTGATGAGTTGTTGTGTTTGGCATCCTGGTGATTCTTTCTGCCCCACTTGATTTATCAACGCCGTCTTGTGTCTTACTTCCTGCCCGGAATGCACACCAGCAGTTGTCCTTTactgtctctgtctctgttGGTAGCTTTCAGCAGCCGCTCGTTTCTGAACACTGATCAGTGATAAGACGGACGAGGCTCTTCAGTGCGGGAGATGCGCTTCGTATCcacactcccccccccctcgtgCCCTGGGTGGCCATAGATCGTGGCCACCGTGTGGCTGATCAAGGTACACCTGACGCCTTTGTCCAGAACGTGGAGGGGGTGACGGCTTGAGAGCTAGGGGGGAGGCTGGGGAAACAGTCTTGGAGGCAGAAAAACGAGGCGGGACGAATTGCAAACTCAAGAAAGGTTTCCCTCGTGCTTGGCTTTTATTTTGTTTATCCAACTTGTTGCCGCCAGACCATCCTTTTCTTGAGTGTTCAGAATACTAAACCACTTCCCCGCCAAGAGGGGTTTCCCAGCTTGTGTCCTGCCCGGGATGCTTGACAGTCCGTTCTGTGCTAGTGTTGACTCCATGCATCTCCGTATGTGGGATGCTCGGGAGGCAGAAAGATGGACATGCcctactgctgctgctgttgttaACCGCACTTGTCATTGATTCCGGGTGGCTGTGCCACAGACAGAAGGAGACTTGAACTGGTGAAAGTTCAACAGCAACGCAACCTGCCCTTTCGGGAGCATCGCAAGAAACATGCGGTGTCTTGTGAACGGGGTCTCGGGTTTTAGTTTTGCGAGTCGGCCGGGTCGACTTGCCTGCCGATATGGCTACCCAtcggccctcgccgacaccCAGCACCCGCTTCGGTATCGGTCTACACTCTATCGCCCCTATTAGCCGTGAGGAGTCCAGATCATGATCCTTAGACAATGGACCAAATATACCCTCAACGGCACAGTATGTCCTGACATGCCTCGCGCGGCTGCCATCCGAGGACGCTCCCTTCCAGATTCTATGGTGACCATCTGATGTATTGCAATGCACGGGCTACGTGCGGCGCATGACCAGCTCCCACGCCCCCTATTGCAGCTTTGCGCTCCAAGGCAACGTGGCTGCAATTCTTGAACTCGGACCAGCGAAGGAAATCGGTTGCCGACTTGGCTTCTGGGCTGTTTGCCAGCTGTTCCCTAAAAACTTGGGAATCCATGGTCCGGTGAACCTCAAAGGGGGTGGGTCCCACATGGACCTTGTCCGCCATCGTGACACGTCCTTCATCTTGTAGCGAAGTCGTGAATCCGCTAGTCGCTGCCAGCCCTTGAACGCGTACTAGTCCCTGGGTGCAGCAGTGGCATGACTTGCGATTTGTTCCAGACCCGGACGTGGTGCCCGTCTGCCTCATCGAGGGTACTGGCGGCGCTAAACGTCGACAGGGTCTCCCGGGCTGATTAGCACTCGAGAAAGCTGGGGCATGTGTGGATGGAGGCCACAGATCGAAGAGGGGCCGTCAACGCCGGTCACCTAGTCTCCATATTAGAGCTCCATTCACTCGCTTGGACAGCTgctgccgacgccgtcgacactGCCTCTCGGCATCTTACAGTCCAGCCTGGTCTGAGGATATCTGCTGTAAGAAATGTGTCCAATTTGAAACCGTCTGGTCGGGCCATTGCTTCTGTCACTAGCAAACCCTTTTGAATAAATCGTCGGGGTGCTCTGCTGCTCTGTGCATTGCACACCGCAAGGTTTACATCGGACGAAGAGGTTGAACGTGCATATTAAGCCAGTGCCGTCACCGCTCTCGGGCTCCGCTCGCGTGGTTTGCTGCCGCCATACCCCACAGGAGTTTGGTCACTACCGGAAATGCgcacaggaagaagaaatTGATTCAAAGGGTCCATGATGGGGGCTTATACCTGCATGCATCAATACTACCTGACCCGTCGTGTACTTCACACAGGGGTCGTCACACCCTGAACGCCGGAACGGCTACTTCCACTGAGGGGGGCTGGGTCCGTCCTCGATACTGAGTAAGCGTCCAGTGTCGAGTTTGTTGTCAGGGGCTCCTAATGCTGGAAAGATTGGCCCTTCTCACTTGCGTCTAACGACGACCAGTTGTCGTTTGTGGGAATGATCTAGAAAGCTCAGGACTTACTGGATCCTCCTCGAAGGCGTTTTCCGGCCGGTCTCCCCGTCTTCGAGAAAACTGGCATATTGACCTTCACCCAATCACGTTGGAAACCGAGGGGTTAGACGAAGGAACGCAGTAATACGAAGGCCCCAACCTCCCGCCTTGTGTTGTACCTATTTGTTCGTGCTTCGGTGTAGATTTGAACAATGCAATGTCTGGGACTTTGTGGTGCATTTCGAACGACGCATGTTTTCGCGCATTGCGAAACTTTGAGTTGTCAACTGGCGTAGAGGGGAAACTAGCTGAGCCAAGGGTTAATGTGTATGCCTACTTTCGAACCCTCACATTTCAATACAGGTGAAAATATCCTTTAGTGGCCTTCACCTACATAGCAAATCGGATTGTTCAGCAATGAGCTGCGGGGGCAACTGCACTGACGTTAGGCATTTACCACCGCCAGAGGTGAGCTTTAGCCTGGCGCCATGTGAGACACTAAGCCAGCTGGGCTGACGGGACGGTTCGCTGGCGGGTATAGTAGCTCGTCACAAAGAAGCTCGTCATCTGGGTGTAAAGAAGAATGGCACTATGGGAGATAGATAGTCTGCGGTCGAGTTTCACATTCGCTAGAGCGAACGACCGATAACCGCATAATCCTAAAGTTGGTTGACGATTCGACACTGAGTATCGGCCATCCTACGTCATGCCTAGTGTACAGGGACTCTGGGCAGACCCCTGCTGAGCTGAGAGACCTGCACCAGTACCTGTATGTCGGCACAACTGGGGGGTGTCTTGAGTTTAATTCAGACACGTCGGATGGCAGGCCTGGCTTCTTTGCAATTTGGCTGATGGTGTGCAAGCGCAGACCATTGCAGAGGCTATCCGAGACCGGATGGTAAAGACATTCTAAATTTGACGCCTTGTGTttcccgtcgtcgacgtgtGTTAGAATAAGATCAGCGCACATCAAGAGGCTCTGAAAGCCATGTCAGCTCGTATTCATTCGTAACACCCACCTCCGTCTTCAGCTTGGAGGCGTCATCAACACGAGAACTGCTATCGACCATAGTTGTCTAATTCAGCGACAGGACATCTACCAGCTGCCTGGCGAATAGATGTATTGCCGTAGATGATGCAAAATGTaccagaagaagatggagcagaaaaagaagacggagaaggcgaTATGTTTATCTTAGCCACGTTACAGCCGCAAACGCTGCAAGCAGGCAGACAGCGCAGATGTCCATCTAGAATTTGGATCAGTCGCGAAGCGTGTGTCCAAGTTCTGGTTCAAAAGAGCCTCGACAATGTGATCCTCTATGTACAGACACCCGATGTGTAGTGGTGAAGAGTTGCAAAGTTGCAGGATCCGTCAATGTCGGTCATGCTTGCTACTATCCGAAATGAAAAACAAGCTCTGCGTCAGGTTGCAGCGATTGCCACTTGTTGGCCCCATCAGTAACCCGCTATGTGGCAAGAGTTTTCGGTCAGAATTTTCATCCAGCGCGTTGATTGTTTGTTGTTTGCTCTACATCTTGTAACGGTCAAAGGGTGATGCCAGTGAGGACTTTTTTCTCCAAGTCGCGGTCAGGCAAGCAGCAGGGGAAACCAGGCCAAAGCCTCGTCGCAAAGAAACAGGACGTTTTTGAGGCGTGAGAAGGAAATGTTGGGGTTCTGGAGTAAGTAATTATGTAAGAAGTTTGTAAAATAGCTTACCTAAGATATGGCCTTCGTCTAGCTAcacctaggtaaggtagcAAGCGGGTGGCAAAAAAGCCGGACTCCTATAAATGGTATGTGATAGAAAATACCTTTGTTGACTGCAGATAGTTGGAGAGGGGAAAGTACCGCTTATCATCGTTGGCCCCATAACACCTGACTTGATCATATATTTTTCTAAATAGTCCGGCTGTTTTTGTCACCCGCCTGGGTAGGTAggctaggtacctaggtgggTAGTGAGTTTGGCCCAAGGGAAAAAGAAATAGCAaaaaggtacgtaccgacTTACGAAGCCAGCCTTCTGGAGCTCCCCGTCCACGGCCCAGTTGCAACTCTGCAGCCCAACGCCATTGCGTCGTCCAAACACGCTTGCACGTGTACCCCCAATTTAACCCCCGGCTCGGAGAGCCCCCAACCAACACATCGAAACCCCCCGgccatgcccatgcccagCATCCTGTGGCAGGCACTCTTTTCAGCGCCAAAGAAAAAGGCTCCTGGCCCAACCATCTCGTCTCGTTGCGATCCAGCATCGCAAAAGGCGCCTGATCCGCCTCATAGTGGGAATGAGGAGGCTACCTGGGCCCTTGTTGGCGACATCACCGTTCACAGCGCGGCCTGCGAAAGTGTCTCGAGGCccgtcatggccgccgcaACTCCCATCTAATACCGCCTCTCTGTCGACCACTACGGCACCACGAACGGAGTCTTCCGACGGGAAACCACGAGCGCAACCCTTTCGGTTTGAGACAGGAGTCTCGCTCTTTGCCAAACGGGCCCCGCGACCTTTTCCGCCGCCgttcctctcccctccgtcGGGTTCCTTCTCCGATCCGCTCAGCACTCATCACCGAAGCCGCGATCGCCGCGCCAGAGTTAACGGAGAAATCATCCTGGGACAGACAAATGGGGATGATGCGGTGTTTGCTAGCGACAACTTCATCTGCGCCAACGACGGTGTCGGCGCTTGGTCGACACGTCCCCGGGGACATGCTGGGTAGGCACATTGCTATACCTCCTTTCGCTGTACGAAACTGACCAAATCAGTCTCTGGTCGCGCTTGATTCTTCACTTCTGGGCCACGGCTGTGCAACAGGATGCCGCTACTCCTCGTTCGCAGGAAATCTACAGACCCGATCCGGTAGCCTACCTCCAAAGGGCATACGAGCAAACTCTGAAAGCGACATCGGACCCCGACTGGCAAGGCACAACAACGGCAAGTGGAGCCCAGCTGCACTACAAAACCGTCGATGGAAGCGGAGAGGTTCCTCAGGTCTATGTGACCAACCTAGGCGACTGTCAAGTCATGATTCTGCGGCCTAAGCATGACAAGGTTGTCTACAAAACCAAGGAGCAGTGGCATTGGTTCGATTGTCCACGCCAGCTCGGCACCAACAGTCCCGACACGCCGGAGAAAAACGCAGTCGTTGATGTGGTGGAGCTTCAGGTTGGGGATGTAGTCTTGGCCATGTCAGACGGAGTCATCGACAATCTATGGGAGCATGAGATCGTCAGCAGTATCCAGGCCAGTATACAACGCTGGGAGaacggagaaggaggagcagatAGATCCGAAGGAGATCGGAAGGGGGGCGCAAACGGGGGCATgaagctcgccgccgaggaactGGTGGCTGCTGCAAAGAAGATTGCAACCGATCCTTTTGCGGAAAGCCCTTTCATGGAGCATGCTATAGAGGAGGGTCTGGCTAGTGAGGGGGGTATGTTGTGTCGGCCCCATCATTCTTCAGGAAGCTATGGACTAACAACAATTAGGCAAGCTCGACGATATTAGCGTTGTTGCCGCTCTCGTGAGGAAGCAGGACACATGAGATTGGTACGGTACTAAGGGAAAGGGTCATCGGAAATTTAAATAGATTTATGGGACGGGCTTCGGGAGGGCAAGGATACAACATTTTGGCATTTGCCCTGTCCAAGTTTGACAGTGGCAACTTTGGGCGACATATGGCGTTCTGCGGGCCGTCGGCTTCGGTCAAGATCTCAGGAAAGTGAAGGGCACATTTATAAAATCATGCTTAATCAGGTACATATCTAATTCTTGTCTACCCTCGAAGTGTTGATGCACCTCAGCGGACACGACAAGTGACGTTGCGAGCCTTGTGCCTTCCTTGTCTGTCTACCTACCACCGACTACCTTACTGTATTGGGTTGTGGTGGGGTAGAATTGGCGTTCATGGACATGGATCGGCACGCACCTCTTATCTTATCGCAATTTTTTTGGACGAGAGAAATTTCGCGGCTTCAGCGCAAACATtgcctccaccaccgccttTCAACACCAAGCAAAAACCACAACCAGCTTCCCTCGAATCACAGCACGGCGCCATCTAATCGCCCGAACCCAACATGCGCGGAAAACGAAGCAAACAGTATCGGAAGTTGATGAACCAGTATTCTTTGAGCTGGGGATTCCGCGAACCGTATCAATGCCTGGTTGACGCCGAGATGGTGGTCGACTGCCACAACTTCAGATATGACCTGCTCGCCGGACTCGAGCGCACGTTGCACGGCAAGGTCAAGCCAAGTAGGGTCTCTTTGCATTTCATAGTGTTGTTTGTTTGACTTACAGTCTATAGTGATCACACAATGCGAAATTCGCAAGTTGTATCTGCGCAAGAACGAGCCCGACATGAACAAGATTATCGACTTCGCCAAAACATTGGAGCGCAGACGGTGCGGTCATTTGCCCGAGGACTACCCCGAGCCCCTGAGCACGATGGATTGCATGAAGGCCGTTGTCGATCCCAAAGGAAACCTCGTCAATAAGCACCGCTACTGCGTTGCTAGCCAGTCAGTCGATGTGCGTCGAATGCTTCGCGAAATCCCCGGTGTACCGCAAATTTACATTAAGCGGTCGGTCATGATCCTCGAGCCCATGGCGACGGAGAGTGTTGCCATCAggaccaaggaggagaagagtAAATTTCGCGATGGGCTCGTCAGACCcgaaaggaagaggaagcgcggggaggatgaggacgatgatgagagcgggaaggaaggaaagacGGTCGCCAGTGGGGGCCAGGATAAGAAAAgctacaagaagaagggacCTAAGGGGCCGAACCCCTTGGCGGTCAAGAAGCCTAAGAAGGCCACGGAGGGTGGCGCGAAACAGAAGACCGAGCCGCGACTGGCAACAGGCGCAGGCacgggcgcgggcgagggcggcggcgagggcgagggcgagggcgagggcgagggacccgcgaagaagaagcgtAGGAGACGACAAAAGAATCAGACTGGCGACGTGGAGTCGGGCGCGCCGGCTACCCAAGGCGAGGCCACGGCAGAGCGGGCGGCGGAAAGCTCGTAAGGGCTCGAGAATAGCATACCAACGGCGTTATGGGGACCATGGGTGGAATGTAGGTACAAAAAAACCTTTTAGATACCAATCAATGTGGAATTCTTGCCACATCAACACCTGGGAGGAGgtcttgtcgaggagggcgtgtTTCTGATTCGTCTCATAATTCAGTGAGGAGATTCTTGTTGAACTGGAAATTGGCCCATTGACTCAGGAGCAGAACCCCGTCTCTAtgccttctttttcttttctgttTACGAAGATCAAGTTGGAATTGAGAAACGGGTCTCGTCTGCAGTGCTATTTTGGTACCATTTCGGAAAGCACATGAGGTTCTGGCGGGACAAGCAGGGCGAAGTGCAACCAGCGCTGTCCAGGGTGGCTTTCAGCTGGTGTCGTCAGTCTTCCTACGAGGTCAGAGCTCTTGACCACTGAAACTATGACTGTCGTGAGTGTCATAGGTACTTTAGGTACGGGCATACAGCACCCGCCGTTGAGCACAGTCCTGCTGTTTTGCCAGAAATACAGCCCAGTTCTTCAATTGGATCATCCTCCCTGAGTGACGTGAGGCGCGGCTGGCGGAGATTTTAGGGGGGGTGGGATTGGTCTGTCAGCCCCATAAAAATGGCGCACTCTGGCGGATCGTCATGGGGTAATATTAGGACTCGTTCTCTCAAGGGTCAAATTCGCCAACGACCTCCTCATCCCTTTCAAGCCCGCGGGCCCCCCTGCCAGACACAAAAAACACGTGGAAGCCTCCCCTGTctgcctctccatctcctgTCCATCCATCAGGTGTGTATACCGTCGAAGGGCTTGATTTGCATTAGGGAGCATACGTATTCCACAATAATTCTAATCTCAGCCACTTTACGGAGTCGGTTGTTGGCTCTCACACCACTGGGCT is drawn from Colletotrichum destructivum chromosome 6, complete sequence and contains these coding sequences:
- a CDS encoding Putative rRNA-processing protein Fcf1/Utp23, which codes for MRGKRSKQYRKLMNQYSLSWGFREPYQCLVDAEMVVDCHNFRYDLLAGLERTLHGKVKPMITQCEIRKLYLRKNEPDMNKIIDFAKTLERRRCGHLPEDYPEPLSTMDCMKAVVDPKGNLVNKHRYCVASQSVDVRRMLREIPGVPQIYIKRSVMILEPMATESVAIRTKEEKSKFRDGLVRPERKRKRGEDEDDDESGKEGKTVASGGQDKKSYKKKGPKGPNPLAVKKPKKATEGGAKQKTEPRLATGAGTGAGEGGGEGEGEGEGEGPAKKKRRRRQKNQTGDVESGAPATQGEATAERAAESS
- a CDS encoding Putative PPM-type phosphatase-like domain, protein phosphatase PTC7 — its product is MRRLPGPLLATSPFTARPAKVSRGPSWPPQLPSNTASLSTTTAPRTESSDGKPRAQPFRFETGVSLFAKRAPRPFPPPFLSPPSGSFSDPLSTHHRSRDRRARVNGEIILGQTNGDDAVFASDNFICANDGVGAWSTRPRGHAGLWSRLILHFWATAVQQDAATPRSQEIYRPDPVAYLQRAYEQTLKATSDPDWQGTTTASGAQLHYKTVDGSGEVPQVYVTNLGDCQVMILRPKHDKVVYKTKEQWHWFDCPRQLGTNSPDTPEKNAVVDVVELQVGDVVLAMSDGVIDNLWEHEIVSSIQASIQRWENGEGGADRSEGDRKGGANGGMKLAAEELVAAAKKIATDPFAESPFMEHAIEEGLASEGGKLDDISVVAALVRKQDT